In Bradyrhizobium sp. 1(2017), one DNA window encodes the following:
- a CDS encoding Lrp/AsnC family transcriptional regulator gives MALDRKDLAILAELTTNARASHTELANKIGLSSTAMARRQKALEDDGYIQAYQAALDLAQFGLTTTVLVRIALESQSDDALKAFEAEVVKCPSVVRCFLMSGMDDYILIVLARDIQDFERIHRTELSRLPRVARVQSSFALREIVNRAVPTVVFGEAKR, from the coding sequence TTGGCCCTCGACCGGAAAGACCTCGCCATTCTCGCGGAACTCACGACCAATGCGCGGGCCAGCCACACCGAGCTTGCCAACAAGATCGGCCTGTCGAGCACGGCGATGGCACGGCGGCAGAAGGCGCTGGAAGACGACGGCTACATCCAGGCCTATCAGGCCGCGCTCGATCTGGCGCAGTTCGGCCTCACGACGACGGTGCTGGTCCGGATTGCGCTGGAGAGCCAGAGCGACGATGCGCTGAAAGCGTTCGAGGCGGAGGTAGTGAAATGCCCCTCCGTCGTGCGCTGCTTCCTGATGTCGGGAATGGATGATTACATTCTGATCGTGCTCGCCCGCGACATCCAGGATTTCGAGCGCATCCACCGCACCGAGCTGTCGCGCCTGCCGCGCGTCGCCCGGGTGCAGTCCAGCTTTGCACTTCGCGAGATCGTCAACCGCGCGGTGCCGACGGTGGTGTTCGGCGAGGCGAAACGCTGA
- the ald gene encoding alanine dehydrogenase — protein sequence MRVGVPKEIKVQEYRVGLTPGAVRDYAAAGHQVTVETGAGSGIGASDDVYRRAGATIAESAREIFAKSDMIVKVKEPQKSEWVQLGENQILFTYLHLAPDPEQAKGLLASGCTAIAYETVTDPSGHLPLLAPMSEVAGRLAIEAAGAALRRSAGGRGLLLGGVPGVQPARVVVLGGGVVGTQAARMAAGLGAEVTVIDRSILRLRQLDDLFIGRVRTRFSTIESVEEEVFAADVVIGAVLVPGASAPKLVTRAMLKSMQPGAVLVDVAIDQGGCFETSHPTTHTEPTYEVDGVVHYCVANMPGAVPVTSSQALNNATLPFGLLLAGMGLAAVQENPHLRNGLNVHRGRITNKAVAESLGLEFAPVESGLAA from the coding sequence ATGCGCGTCGGCGTTCCCAAGGAGATCAAGGTGCAGGAATATCGCGTCGGGCTCACTCCGGGCGCGGTTCGTGATTATGCCGCGGCCGGCCACCAGGTGACGGTCGAGACCGGCGCCGGCAGCGGCATCGGTGCGTCCGACGACGTGTATCGGCGGGCAGGGGCGACGATTGCCGAAAGCGCCCGCGAAATCTTCGCCAAGTCCGACATGATCGTGAAGGTGAAGGAGCCGCAGAAGAGCGAATGGGTCCAGCTCGGCGAGAACCAGATTCTGTTCACTTATCTCCATCTTGCGCCGGATCCGGAGCAGGCCAAGGGCCTGCTTGCCTCCGGGTGCACCGCGATCGCCTATGAGACCGTCACGGACCCAAGCGGTCACCTCCCACTGCTCGCGCCGATGAGCGAAGTCGCCGGCCGCCTTGCGATCGAGGCTGCCGGCGCCGCGCTCAGGCGGTCTGCCGGCGGCCGCGGTCTGCTGCTCGGCGGGGTGCCGGGCGTGCAGCCGGCACGGGTGGTCGTGCTCGGCGGCGGCGTGGTGGGAACGCAGGCGGCGCGCATGGCCGCAGGGCTCGGCGCCGAAGTCACGGTGATCGACCGCTCGATCCTCCGGTTACGCCAGCTGGATGATCTCTTCATCGGACGCGTGCGTACCCGCTTCTCGACGATCGAATCGGTCGAGGAGGAGGTGTTCGCTGCCGACGTCGTGATCGGCGCGGTGCTGGTGCCGGGCGCAAGTGCGCCGAAGCTGGTCACGCGCGCGATGCTGAAGTCGATGCAGCCGGGCGCGGTTCTGGTCGATGTCGCGATCGACCAGGGCGGCTGCTTCGAGACCTCGCATCCGACCACGCACACGGAGCCGACCTACGAGGTCGACGGCGTCGTGCATTATTGCGTCGCCAATATGCCCGGAGCGGTGCCGGTGACCTCGAGCCAGGCGCTGAACAATGCGACGCTGCCGTTCGGGCTGCTGCTCGCTGGCATGGGCTTGGCCGCGGTGCAGGAGAATCCTCACCTGCGCAACGGCCTCAATGTCCATCGTGGCCGGATTACGAACAAGGCGGTGGCGGAGAGCCTCGGGCTGGAGTTTGCTCCGGTGGAGAGCGGGCTGGCGGCGTAG
- a CDS encoding 2-hydroxychromene-2-carboxylate isomerase: MSKPIVCVYTDYKSPYAFVANKRLFALEETHGVALEWLPYTLRIAEFMGKVEERTPHFWRKVRYAYMDARRYANAQGLVMKGPRRIYDAFYSSVGMLFAQRHGFFRPYHETVFRKFWSHELEIDDLAAIADVITSCGGSASAFEAYANGPARAEHDRIIDEAEALGVFGVPTMVFNGELFWGGDRIDMLIERIERPETIEAALGTRHRKPT, from the coding sequence ATGTCCAAGCCGATCGTCTGCGTCTACACCGACTACAAGAGTCCTTACGCGTTCGTGGCGAATAAGCGGCTGTTCGCGCTTGAAGAGACGCACGGCGTCGCGCTCGAATGGCTGCCCTACACCCTACGCATCGCCGAGTTCATGGGGAAGGTCGAGGAGCGCACGCCGCATTTCTGGCGCAAGGTGCGCTACGCCTATATGGACGCGCGGCGCTATGCCAATGCGCAAGGGCTCGTCATGAAGGGGCCGCGGCGGATCTACGACGCCTTCTATTCTAGCGTCGGTATGCTGTTCGCCCAGCGGCACGGCTTCTTCCGCCCCTACCACGAGACGGTGTTCCGCAAATTCTGGAGCCATGAGCTGGAGATCGACGATCTCGCAGCGATCGCGGATGTCATCACATCGTGCGGCGGCTCGGCGAGCGCATTCGAGGCCTATGCGAACGGCCCTGCCCGCGCCGAGCATGACCGCATCATCGACGAGGCCGAAGCGCTGGGCGTGTTCGGCGTGCCCACCATGGTGTTCAACGGCGAGCTGTTCTGGGGCGGAGACCGCATCGACATGCTGATCGAGCGAATTGAGCGCCCAGAGACGATCGAGGCAGCGCTCGGCACCCGTCACCGAAAGCCAACGTAA
- a CDS encoding flavin-containing monooxygenase, with translation MNIASPHQPLDLASTIAEGDIRCLLMVLVHMTGDEKWLAPPYLPKRDIRLIPDPEAGVPGNIQDEIRAAVVELFANGTPKPVITDPGDELLLKMMRACLGENVAPEYAPLMREEMGFVPRQARWTKRPADDKLADQHVLIVGAGVCAIALGVALGHLGIRYTIVEKNAELGGTWWINRYPGCGVDTPNHSYSYSFGSGNAWTRYFCQREELLGYLQKVADEYGIRKHLRVNTELTSSRWDEGKRRWISTLRTKTGEETFESTALVSAIGQLNDPSRAHFEGEQDFKGTILHSALWSDDINVDGKHVAVIGTGATSMQLVPSIAGRVASVTVYQRSAQWARPVKGYADPISEGARWLLAHLPFYVQWYRFNMFWRYGDGLLPFLRKDPAWPHPERAVNKGNDRHRQELTDFILSELKDRPDLIEKCVPAYPPYGKRILLDNNWFKSLTRPNVELVTDAIDRFDEGGIVTADGRHRPADVIVVATGFRVTEMAARLNISGRDGKDLREAWANDNPTAYLGLTVPGFPNFFCMLGPNSGPAHGGSVIFQSECQSRYISACLADMIEHDVAAIDVRQDVLDDYVSKVDAEHEAMIWTHPGMSTYYRNASGRVFSAMPWRFVDYWRMTHDPDLRQYRLTKG, from the coding sequence ATGAACATCGCATCTCCACACCAGCCGCTCGATCTCGCCTCCACGATCGCCGAAGGCGACATCCGCTGTCTCCTGATGGTGCTGGTGCACATGACCGGCGACGAGAAATGGCTTGCCCCGCCCTATCTGCCCAAGCGCGACATTCGCCTCATTCCCGATCCCGAGGCCGGTGTGCCCGGCAATATCCAGGACGAGATCCGCGCCGCAGTCGTCGAGCTCTTCGCCAACGGCACGCCGAAGCCCGTGATCACCGATCCCGGCGACGAGCTGCTCCTGAAGATGATGCGCGCCTGTCTCGGCGAGAATGTCGCGCCGGAATATGCCCCGTTGATGCGCGAGGAGATGGGCTTCGTGCCGCGCCAGGCACGCTGGACAAAGCGTCCTGCCGACGACAAGCTTGCCGACCAGCATGTCCTGATCGTCGGCGCGGGCGTCTGTGCCATCGCGCTCGGCGTCGCGCTTGGCCATCTCGGCATTCGCTACACCATCGTCGAGAAGAACGCCGAGCTCGGCGGCACCTGGTGGATCAACCGCTATCCCGGATGCGGCGTCGACACGCCGAACCACTCCTATTCCTACTCGTTCGGCTCCGGCAATGCATGGACCCGCTATTTCTGCCAGCGCGAGGAGCTGCTCGGCTATCTCCAGAAGGTCGCGGACGAATATGGTATCCGCAAGCATTTGCGGGTCAACACGGAGCTAACTTCGTCGCGCTGGGACGAAGGCAAGCGGCGCTGGATATCGACGCTCAGAACGAAGACCGGCGAAGAGACTTTCGAATCCACCGCGCTGGTGTCGGCCATCGGCCAGCTCAACGATCCCTCGCGCGCCCACTTCGAAGGGGAGCAAGACTTCAAGGGCACGATCCTGCACTCGGCGCTATGGTCGGACGACATCAACGTCGACGGCAAGCATGTCGCAGTGATCGGCACCGGTGCGACATCGATGCAGCTGGTGCCGTCAATCGCCGGACGTGTGGCTTCGGTCACCGTCTATCAGCGCAGCGCGCAATGGGCACGGCCGGTGAAGGGTTATGCCGATCCGATCAGCGAGGGCGCGCGCTGGCTGCTGGCGCACCTTCCATTCTATGTGCAGTGGTATCGCTTCAACATGTTCTGGCGCTACGGCGACGGTCTGTTGCCTTTCCTGCGCAAGGACCCGGCGTGGCCGCACCCGGAGCGCGCCGTCAACAAGGGCAATGACCGGCACCGCCAGGAGCTGACCGATTTCATCCTATCCGAGCTGAAGGACCGGCCCGATCTGATCGAAAAATGCGTGCCAGCCTATCCGCCCTACGGGAAGCGCATCTTGCTCGACAACAACTGGTTCAAATCCCTGACGCGGCCGAATGTAGAGCTCGTCACCGACGCGATCGACCGTTTTGACGAAGGCGGCATCGTCACCGCCGACGGCAGACACCGCCCCGCCGACGTCATCGTGGTTGCGACAGGCTTCAGGGTCACGGAGATGGCGGCGCGCCTCAACATCAGCGGCCGCGACGGCAAGGATTTGCGCGAGGCCTGGGCCAACGACAATCCGACTGCGTATCTCGGCCTCACCGTCCCGGGCTTTCCGAACTTCTTCTGCATGCTCGGACCGAATTCCGGGCCCGCCCACGGTGGCAGTGTCATCTTCCAGTCGGAATGCCAGAGCCGTTACATCTCGGCCTGTCTCGCTGACATGATCGAGCACGACGTCGCCGCCATCGACGTCCGCCAGGACGTGCTCGACGACTACGTCAGCAAGGTCGATGCCGAGCACGAGGCGATGATCTGGACCCACCCGGGCATGAGTACTTACTACCGCAATGCGAGCGGCCGCGTGTTTTCGGCGATGCCGTGGCGGTTCGTGGATTACTGGCGCATGACGCATGATCCGGATCTGAGGCAATACAGGCTGACGAAGGGGTGA
- a CDS encoding TetR/AcrR family transcriptional regulator gives MTQTPATAKVTKLNRVERNAWTKQKIFEAATKVVGKHGYAEASVARITEEAGVAQGTFYNHFENRQELLDQLLPKIGLDMVEFIRVRTGTADAARQEIARFAAFFDFIREVPEFLRILNEAEFFAPIGYQKHLDNIATAYVRILRRARLAGAIEDYSDEEFEAIVHMLMGSRGYLSRRYSYSDGGVTVVPDHVISAYRKLMTRGLFTASGDQDTP, from the coding sequence ATGACGCAAACTCCAGCCACCGCGAAAGTGACGAAGCTCAACCGGGTCGAGCGCAACGCCTGGACCAAGCAGAAGATTTTCGAGGCTGCCACCAAGGTCGTCGGCAAGCATGGCTATGCCGAGGCCTCGGTCGCGCGCATCACCGAGGAAGCCGGCGTCGCGCAAGGCACCTTCTACAATCATTTCGAGAACCGGCAGGAGCTGCTCGACCAGCTTCTGCCCAAGATCGGTCTCGACATGGTCGAGTTCATCCGCGTGCGCACAGGCACGGCGGACGCGGCGCGGCAGGAAATCGCGCGCTTTGCCGCCTTCTTCGATTTCATCCGCGAGGTTCCGGAATTCCTCCGCATACTCAACGAGGCCGAATTCTTCGCACCCATCGGCTACCAGAAGCATCTCGACAACATCGCGACCGCCTATGTCCGCATCCTGCGCCGAGCTCGCCTTGCAGGCGCCATCGAAGACTACAGCGACGAGGAATTCGAGGCGATCGTCCACATGCTGATGGGCTCGCGCGGTTATCTCAGCCGCCGCTACTCCTATTCGGACGGCGGCGTCACCGTCGTGCCCGACCACGTCATCTCCGCCTATCGCAAGCTGATGACGCGCGGCCTCTTCACTGCATCCGGAGATCAGGACACGCCATGA
- a CDS encoding AMP-binding protein produces the protein MINLSSFIAFHARRTPDRPALKYRGEEISYAVFDARVRRVAGWLATQGIGAGDVVALLMKNSAAFLELVFATSHLGAVCLPINFRLSRDEVGYITGNAGARLLIADEELAANAAGATIVALNEAAQQSITHLAGGTPPAPMHVRQPSDLMRLMYTSGTTDRPKGVMLTYDNFYWKSADQTIALGLGADTRLLVVGPLYHVGALDLPGIAVLWHGGFIRIERNFEPETALAAIAEDRLNAAWFAPVMTTAMLTCPTRDRYDVSSLQWAIGGGEKTPELRIRAFSEYFRNARYIDAYGLTETVGGDTFMEKGREIEKIGSTGRAIAHVEIEIRDENGKTLPPNVNGEICLRGPKITRSYWRDPEKTASAFFDDWFRSGDIGYLDEDGFLYLTDRKKDMIISGGENIASSEVERVIYDLPEVREVAVIGLRDPRWGERPVAIVVLAEGARLDLPALTAHCRARLASFKVPKQLVIRSSLPRNPSGKILKRVLRAELETVA, from the coding sequence ATGATCAACCTGTCGAGCTTCATCGCCTTTCATGCACGGCGTACGCCGGACCGGCCTGCGCTGAAATATCGCGGCGAAGAAATCTCTTACGCGGTCTTCGATGCGCGCGTCCGCCGGGTTGCAGGCTGGCTCGCCACGCAGGGCATCGGCGCCGGCGATGTCGTGGCCCTGCTGATGAAGAACAGCGCGGCGTTCCTGGAGCTTGTCTTCGCGACCAGCCACCTCGGCGCGGTGTGCCTGCCGATCAACTTCCGCCTCTCGCGCGACGAGGTCGGCTACATCACCGGCAATGCCGGCGCGCGGCTGTTGATCGCCGATGAAGAACTCGCCGCGAATGCAGCGGGTGCCACGATTGTCGCGCTGAACGAAGCCGCCCAGCAGAGCATCACGCATCTCGCAGGCGGCACGCCGCCCGCGCCCATGCATGTCCGCCAACCATCCGATTTGATGCGACTGATGTACACCTCGGGCACGACCGACCGCCCCAAGGGGGTGATGCTCACTTACGATAATTTCTACTGGAAATCCGCCGACCAGACGATCGCGCTCGGTCTCGGCGCCGACACGCGCCTTCTCGTCGTCGGCCCGCTCTATCACGTCGGCGCGCTCGACCTGCCGGGCATCGCCGTGCTCTGGCATGGCGGCTTCATCCGCATCGAACGCAATTTCGAACCGGAGACGGCGCTCGCGGCGATCGCAGAAGACAGGCTCAACGCGGCGTGGTTCGCGCCTGTGATGACCACCGCGATGCTCACCTGCCCGACACGCGATCGCTACGACGTCTCGAGCCTGCAATGGGCGATTGGCGGCGGCGAGAAGACGCCGGAGCTGCGAATCCGCGCCTTCTCAGAGTACTTCCGCAACGCGCGCTATATCGACGCCTATGGCCTCACCGAGACCGTCGGCGGCGACACTTTCATGGAGAAAGGCCGCGAGATCGAGAAGATCGGCTCGACCGGACGCGCCATCGCCCATGTCGAGATCGAGATCCGAGACGAAAACGGCAAGACGCTGCCGCCGAACGTCAACGGTGAGATCTGCCTGCGCGGCCCCAAAATCACGCGCAGCTATTGGAGGGATCCGGAAAAGACGGCATCGGCTTTCTTCGACGACTGGTTCCGCAGTGGCGACATCGGCTATCTCGACGAGGACGGCTTTCTGTACCTGACCGACCGCAAGAAGGACATGATCATCTCCGGCGGCGAGAATATCGCCTCCTCCGAGGTCGAGCGCGTCATTTATGATCTGCCGGAGGTGCGTGAGGTCGCGGTGATCGGTCTGCGCGATCCGCGCTGGGGGGAGCGGCCGGTTGCGATCGTCGTGCTGGCCGAGGGCGCCCGCCTCGACCTCCCTGCCCTCACCGCGCACTGCCGCGCGCGGCTTGCGAGCTTCAAGGTACCGAAACAGCTCGTCATCCGCAGCAGCTTGCCGCGCAATCCATCCGGAAAAATCCTCAAGCGCGTGCTGCGCGCTGAACTGGAGACCGTGGCATGA
- a CDS encoding ABC transporter substrate-binding protein produces MTRTRTPGISRRSTLALMGAGAMTFAAPRVARAQAKTIKIGMPTILSGRVAQLGTSSRNAVMLEVEKVNAAGGLAGRQIEMVIRDSKGQPQEAARVARELVNTDGCELLLDGEASSGSFAVHEVARDLGVLCIHTCSEASSLTADPKQHIPNAFRCVRQGIHDSIVGGSYAASIAKAKGLKKWATCSPDYAYGRDTTGEFTLYLKRFAPDVEIVSESWPKLFQPDYTEVVTKILQAKPQALYSCLWGGDLTSYIDQANIYAMFSQMEVFAVNMADYTALTVVKNLPKGIHSGNRYIKTFPTTPENAAWGDAYRAKYNEYPTNWSWQNATAVMFLAEAAKKANAADGKKIAEVLKGLTIKCPFGADGTVTMRGDDHTLVGYAIGWGTTIPQEPYVPEVKAGDWKTIFELEAEWKKSKGYT; encoded by the coding sequence ATGACGAGAACCCGCACGCCGGGCATCAGCCGCCGTTCGACACTGGCGCTGATGGGCGCCGGTGCAATGACATTTGCCGCGCCGCGGGTGGCGCGGGCGCAAGCCAAGACGATCAAGATCGGGATGCCGACGATTCTGTCGGGTCGCGTCGCGCAGCTCGGCACGTCTTCGCGCAATGCCGTGATGCTCGAGGTCGAGAAGGTCAACGCTGCCGGCGGTCTCGCCGGCCGGCAGATCGAGATGGTGATCCGCGACTCCAAGGGCCAGCCGCAGGAAGCCGCTCGCGTCGCGCGCGAGCTCGTCAACACCGATGGCTGCGAATTGCTGCTCGATGGCGAGGCGTCCTCCGGCTCGTTCGCGGTGCACGAGGTGGCGCGCGATCTCGGCGTGCTCTGCATCCACACTTGCTCGGAGGCATCGTCGCTGACGGCCGATCCGAAGCAGCACATCCCGAACGCGTTCCGCTGCGTGCGCCAGGGCATCCACGATTCCATCGTCGGCGGCAGCTATGCCGCCTCGATCGCGAAAGCCAAGGGCCTGAAGAAATGGGCGACCTGCTCGCCGGACTATGCCTATGGCCGCGACACCACCGGCGAATTCACACTGTATCTGAAGCGCTTCGCGCCTGACGTCGAGATCGTCAGCGAGTCCTGGCCAAAGCTGTTCCAGCCCGATTACACCGAGGTGGTGACGAAGATTCTTCAGGCCAAGCCGCAGGCCCTGTACTCCTGCCTATGGGGTGGCGATCTCACCTCCTACATCGATCAGGCCAACATCTATGCGATGTTCAGCCAGATGGAGGTGTTCGCGGTCAACATGGCCGACTACACCGCGCTCACGGTGGTCAAGAACCTGCCCAAGGGCATCCACTCCGGCAACCGCTACATCAAGACCTTCCCCACTACGCCGGAGAACGCCGCCTGGGGCGATGCTTACAGGGCGAAATACAACGAATATCCCACCAACTGGTCGTGGCAGAACGCGACGGCGGTGATGTTCCTGGCCGAAGCCGCCAAGAAGGCGAACGCGGCCGACGGCAAGAAGATCGCGGAGGTGCTGAAGGGCCTCACCATCAAGTGCCCGTTCGGCGCCGACGGCACCGTGACGATGCGCGGCGACGACCACACGCTGGTCGGCTACGCCATCGGCTGGGGCACCACGATCCCGCAGGAGCCCTACGTCCCCGAGGTCAAGGCAGGCGACTGGAAGACCATCTTCGAGCTCGAAGCCGAGTGGAAGAAGAGCAAGGGCTACACCTGA
- a CDS encoding branched-chain amino acid ABC transporter permease — protein MDLDALAGCLSSSACLVTQTTSGLIIGMLLFLVAVGLTLIFGVLKVVNFSHGAFYMFGAYFAMTAYQLTGSFALAMLAGAAGTAILGLIFERVFMSRVYGADVLMQLLVCYAFVLIFDDVVRIIWGPEFKSMGMPAAFQVMPLFIAGGVVPPYYLLLIGVALVAAIVLGIGLSRSRIGKVIRAAAHNPGMVSALGINTGLIYGGVFALGGMLAGLAGALAAPVRSLTPGMGFSVLIESFIVTVIGGMGSILGALIGALLLGLIRSYGSLGFPLFTEGLMYLFMVIVLVSKPTGLFGKEAA, from the coding sequence GTGGATCTCGACGCGCTCGCCGGTTGCCTCTCCAGCTCCGCCTGTCTGGTGACGCAGACAACCAGCGGCCTCATCATCGGCATGCTGCTGTTCCTCGTCGCGGTCGGGCTGACGCTGATCTTCGGCGTGCTCAAGGTCGTCAACTTCAGCCACGGCGCCTTCTACATGTTCGGCGCCTATTTCGCGATGACGGCCTATCAGCTCACCGGCAGTTTTGCGCTGGCGATGCTGGCCGGCGCGGCCGGCACCGCCATTCTCGGCCTGATCTTTGAGCGCGTCTTCATGAGCCGAGTCTATGGCGCCGACGTGCTGATGCAGTTGCTGGTATGTTACGCCTTTGTGCTGATCTTCGACGATGTCGTGCGCATCATCTGGGGGCCGGAGTTCAAGTCGATGGGCATGCCGGCGGCGTTCCAGGTGATGCCGCTGTTCATCGCCGGCGGCGTGGTGCCGCCTTATTATCTCTTGCTGATCGGTGTTGCGCTGGTCGCCGCGATCGTCCTGGGCATCGGCCTGTCGCGCAGCCGTATCGGCAAGGTCATCCGCGCCGCTGCACACAATCCCGGCATGGTCTCGGCGCTCGGCATCAACACCGGTCTGATCTATGGCGGCGTGTTCGCACTTGGCGGCATGCTGGCGGGACTTGCCGGTGCGCTGGCCGCGCCCGTTCGCTCGCTGACCCCCGGCATGGGATTTTCGGTCCTGATCGAGTCATTCATCGTCACCGTGATCGGAGGGATGGGATCGATCCTGGGCGCGCTGATCGGCGCGCTGCTGCTCGGGCTGATCCGTTCATACGGCTCGCTCGGCTTTCCCTTGTTCACGGAAGGGCTGATGTATCTGTTCATGGTGATCGTGCTGGTTTCCAAGCCCACAGGCCTGTTCGGCAAGGAGGCGGCATGA
- a CDS encoding branched-chain amino acid ABC transporter permease: MTELEAGRAQSLMPVRNAAAFQRYRDVLIALIAFAVLASLPLFTGSKALLDFVIRCSAYGLFATSLNLLVGYTGLTSFGHGMFFGLGAYSFGLIMQKLGVPIPVAFVATLAITAVVAAIIGAICVRLKEIYFAFVTLAFQMLIHSTILSWASFTGGDQGLRGGIPRPVFLGIDLSNHVHLYVASCALLIIGLLAMRQIAQSPFGYTLRMIRDNAARASFLGIDVWRAKLTVFVLAALFASMGGMVMALFVSGAYPEFAYWTISGEGIFINMLGGVSTFLGPMVGTVLLLLLNDTVTRFTEYHGIVLGIVILFFALGLRKGLLDFVAEWVAHRRDAGEGR, encoded by the coding sequence ATGACCGAGCTGGAGGCCGGGCGAGCGCAATCGTTGATGCCGGTGCGGAACGCCGCCGCGTTCCAACGCTATCGCGACGTCCTGATCGCGCTGATCGCCTTTGCCGTGCTGGCGAGCCTGCCGCTGTTCACGGGCAGCAAGGCGCTGCTTGATTTCGTCATTCGCTGCTCGGCCTACGGCCTGTTTGCGACTTCACTCAATTTGCTGGTCGGCTATACCGGCCTGACCTCCTTCGGTCACGGCATGTTCTTCGGCCTTGGCGCCTACAGTTTCGGCTTGATCATGCAGAAGCTCGGCGTGCCCATTCCGGTCGCCTTCGTCGCGACGCTGGCGATCACGGCGGTGGTCGCCGCGATCATCGGCGCGATCTGCGTGCGGCTGAAGGAGATCTATTTCGCCTTCGTCACGCTCGCGTTCCAGATGCTGATCCATTCGACGATCCTGTCCTGGGCGTCCTTCACCGGCGGCGATCAGGGCCTGCGCGGCGGCATTCCGCGACCGGTCTTTCTCGGCATCGATCTTTCCAACCACGTCCATCTCTATGTCGCGAGCTGCGCACTGCTGATCATTGGGCTGCTCGCGATGCGCCAGATCGCGCAATCGCCGTTCGGCTACACGCTGCGCATGATCCGCGACAACGCCGCGCGCGCGAGCTTTCTCGGCATCGACGTCTGGCGCGCCAAGCTCACCGTGTTCGTGCTGGCGGCACTGTTCGCGTCGATGGGTGGCATGGTGATGGCGCTGTTCGTCTCCGGTGCCTATCCGGAATTCGCCTATTGGACGATCTCGGGCGAGGGCATCTTCATCAACATGCTCGGCGGCGTCTCGACCTTCCTGGGGCCGATGGTCGGGACCGTGCTGCTGCTTCTGCTCAACGACACCGTCACGCGCTTCACCGAATACCACGGCATCGTGCTCGGGATCGTCATCCTGTTCTTCGCGCTCGGCCTGCGCAAAGGCCTTTTGGATTTCGTCGCCGAATGGGTGGCGCATCGCCGCGATGCAGGCGAGGGGCGCTGA
- a CDS encoding ABC transporter ATP-binding protein, whose amino-acid sequence MLEIRNLAKSFGGVKATNDVSLDFPDGSLTAVIGPNGAGKSTFFNLITGALKPDSGQVLLDGVELAGRSPPEIVRHGIGRAFQVASIFKSLTVQETMLAAVSADQRTSAVLHKRFPLLETRDRAEHVMELLGLAGKRHRTAATLSHGDQKLLDIALALVLDPKVLLLDEPTAGMGPEERWRMIDKVRELWETQKITVVFIEHDMDIVFKIAPKIVVLCYGRILAIGTPDEIRNNSAVIDAYLGTEHAGAAA is encoded by the coding sequence ATGCTCGAGATCCGCAACCTTGCAAAATCATTCGGCGGCGTGAAGGCGACCAACGACGTCTCGCTTGACTTTCCCGACGGCTCGCTCACGGCCGTGATCGGACCGAACGGCGCCGGCAAGAGCACCTTCTTCAACCTGATCACCGGCGCGTTGAAGCCGGATTCCGGACAGGTGCTGCTCGACGGCGTCGAACTCGCCGGCCGCTCACCGCCGGAGATCGTACGCCACGGCATCGGCCGCGCCTTCCAGGTCGCCAGCATCTTCAAATCGTTGACGGTGCAGGAGACCATGCTTGCCGCCGTCAGCGCTGACCAGCGTACCTCGGCGGTGTTGCACAAGCGCTTTCCGCTCCTCGAGACGCGCGACCGCGCCGAGCATGTGATGGAGCTGCTGGGCCTCGCCGGCAAACGCCATCGCACGGCCGCCACGCTGTCGCACGGCGATCAGAAGCTGCTCGATATCGCTTTGGCTCTGGTGCTCGATCCAAAGGTGCTGCTACTGGACGAGCCGACCGCCGGCATGGGCCCGGAAGAACGCTGGCGCATGATCGACAAGGTGCGCGAGCTCTGGGAAACCCAGAAGATCACCGTCGTGTTCATCGAGCACGACATGGACATCGTGTTCAAGATCGCGCCGAAGATCGTCGTGCTCTGCTACGGCCGTATCCTCGCCATCGGCACGCCTGACGAGATCCGCAACAACAGCGCCGTGATCGACGCCTATCTCGGCACCGAACATGCGGGAGCTGCCGCATGA